A genomic segment from Necator americanus strain Aroian chromosome III, whole genome shotgun sequence encodes:
- a CDS encoding hypothetical protein (NECATOR_CHRIII.G11942.T2), with product MCRIRLWRRVIIPVLVVNVVVFVYLVINLSDSLTDEDVYVEVPVTPRPHKLCVIVPFRDRDAELSEFAPYMTKFLHKQMVDHYILVMNQTDKYRFNRASLINVGWLESDRVGCDYMVMHDVDLLPLNPQISYSFPGEGTVRHISAPQYHPKYNYSKFIGGVLMLTMSDYKSLNGMSNKYWGWGLEDDEFYLRIRDGNLNLTRVENLSTNRSNTFRHIHGVQRKRDYAVVTKDQKAIKRKRDYVSGLNNVRYNITSRRFRNYGDVSVHVIDVSLYCDMTWTPYCKPPGIRGLPLPSHFAIILIGYDKKHLSLFTRRLMKVLSNGGP from the exons ATGTGTAGAATACGACTGTGGCGGCGTGTGATTATTCCTGTTTTAGTCGTTAATGTTGTGGTTTTTGTATATCTTGTGATCAATCTCAGTGATTCTCTGACCGATGA AGATGTATATGTTGAGGTACCGGTCACCCCTCGTCCGCATAAGCTTTGCGTTATTG TACCATTTCGCGATCGAGATGCGGAGTTGTCAGAATTTGCTCCATATATGACCAAATTCTTGCATAAACAAATGGTTGATCATTACATTTTGGTAATGAATCAGACGGATAAATACCGTTTCAATCGAGCTTCACTTATCAAT GTTGGTTGGCTTGAGTCCGATCGAGTGGGATGTGACTACATGGTTATGCATGATGTTGATCTACTCCCACTCAATCCACAAATTAGTTATAGTTTTCCTGGCGAAGGAACTGTTAGGCATATTTCTGCTCCACAGTACCATCCGAA ATACAATTATTCCAAATTCATAGGAGGTGTGCTTATGTTAACTATGAGTGATTATAAGTCTCTCAATGGAATGTCCAACAAGTACTGGGGTTGGGGGCTCGAGGATGACGAGTTTTACCTGAGAATAAG GGATGGTAATTTGAATCTAACAAGGGTTGAGAATCTCTCTACGAATCGTTCGAATACTTTTCGTCACATTCATGGTGTTCAGCGAAAACGTGATTATGCTGTTGTTACGAAGGATCAAAAGGCTATAAAGAGGAAGAGAGACTAC GTGTCGGGTCTTAATAATGTAAGGTATAATATTACTTCACGACGGTTTCGGAATTACGGAGATGTATCTGTCCACGTAATTGATGTAAGCTTGTATTGCGATATGACGTGGACACCGTACTGCAAGCCCCCGGGAATCCG TGGTCTGCCACTTCCTTCTCACTTTGCAATCATTCTCATCGGCTACGATAAGAAGCACTTATCACTTTTTACCC GCAGATTAATGAAGGTGCTCAGTAACGGTGGCCCATAA
- a CDS encoding hypothetical protein (NECATOR_CHRIII.G11943.T1), with translation MSAGGASPELIAAEQAMYAPFFGTLGVTSAMMFTAAGSAYGTAKSGTGIASMAVARPDLVMKAIIPVVMAGIVAIYGLVVAVIVSGKVTAAGPEYTVNQGFAQFGGGLVCGLCGLGAGYAIGIAGDAGVRALSQQPRIFVGMILMLIFAEVLGLYGMIVALIMGAT, from the coding sequence ATGTCGGCTGGGGGTGCTAGTCCTGAACTCATAGCCGCCGAGCAGGCTATGTACGCACCATTCTTCGGGACACTTGGAGTGACCAGCGCTATGATGTTCACCGCCGCTGGTTCTGCTTACGGTACCGCAAAATCCGGCACTGGAATCGCATCAATGGCAGTCGCTAGGCCGGATCTAGTAATGAAAGCTATCATTCCTGTCGTCATGGCTGGTATCGTTGCCATTTACGGACTTGTCGTGGCCGTTATCGTATCCGGGAAAGTCACAGCTGCTGGACCCGAGTATACAGTGAACCAAGGTTTTGCACAGTTCGGCGGAGGTCTTGTATGTGGCCTTTGTGGACTCGGGGCTGGTTATGCTATTGGAATTGCTGGAGATGCGGGAGTGAGAGCCCTCTCACAACAGCCGCGCATCTTCGTCGGTATGATTCTTATGTTAATTTTCGCTGAAGTCCTTGGCCTGTATGGTATGATTGTCGCGTTAATCATGGGCGCCACGTAA
- a CDS encoding hypothetical protein (NECATOR_CHRIII.G11942.T1) has product MCRIRLWRRVIIPVLVVNVVVFVYLVINLSDSLTDEDVYVEVPVTPRPHKLCVIVPFRDRDAELSEFAPYMTKFLHKQMVDHYILVMNQTDKYRFNRASLINVGWLESDRVGCDYMVMHDVDLLPLNPQISYSFPGEGTVRHISAPQYHPKYNYSKFIGGVLMLTMSDYKSLNGMSNKYWGWGLEDDEFYLRIRDGNLNLTRVENLSTNRSNTFRHIHGVQRKRDYAVVTKDQKAIKRKRDYVSGLNNVRYNITSRRFRNYGDVSVHVIDVSLYCDMTWTPYCKPPGIR; this is encoded by the exons ATGTGTAGAATACGACTGTGGCGGCGTGTGATTATTCCTGTTTTAGTCGTTAATGTTGTGGTTTTTGTATATCTTGTGATCAATCTCAGTGATTCTCTGACCGATGA AGATGTATATGTTGAGGTACCGGTCACCCCTCGTCCGCATAAGCTTTGCGTTATTG TACCATTTCGCGATCGAGATGCGGAGTTGTCAGAATTTGCTCCATATATGACCAAATTCTTGCATAAACAAATGGTTGATCATTACATTTTGGTAATGAATCAGACGGATAAATACCGTTTCAATCGAGCTTCACTTATCAAT GTTGGTTGGCTTGAGTCCGATCGAGTGGGATGTGACTACATGGTTATGCATGATGTTGATCTACTCCCACTCAATCCACAAATTAGTTATAGTTTTCCTGGCGAAGGAACTGTTAGGCATATTTCTGCTCCACAGTACCATCCGAA ATACAATTATTCCAAATTCATAGGAGGTGTGCTTATGTTAACTATGAGTGATTATAAGTCTCTCAATGGAATGTCCAACAAGTACTGGGGTTGGGGGCTCGAGGATGACGAGTTTTACCTGAGAATAAG GGATGGTAATTTGAATCTAACAAGGGTTGAGAATCTCTCTACGAATCGTTCGAATACTTTTCGTCACATTCATGGTGTTCAGCGAAAACGTGATTATGCTGTTGTTACGAAGGATCAAAAGGCTATAAAGAGGAAGAGAGACTAC GTGTCGGGTCTTAATAATGTAAGGTATAATATTACTTCACGACGGTTTCGGAATTACGGAGATGTATCTGTCCACGTAATTGATGTAAGCTTGTATTGCGATATGACGTGGACACCGTACTGCAAGCCCCCGGGAATCCGGTGA
- a CDS encoding hypothetical protein (NECATOR_CHRIII.G11943.T2) has protein sequence MRRIFATTLAMQHLETAGTSASKAKLECDDESVVSSAIPLGALHLTIFSCYRIALRFSVSVALAQDKSVDVILVAGDVAEMSAGGASPELIAAEQAMYAPFFGTLGVTSAMMFTAAGSAYGTAKSGTGIASMAVARPDLVMKAIIPVVMAGIVAIYGLVVAVIVSGKVTAAGPEYTVNQGFAQFGGGLVCGLCGLGAGYAIGIAGDAGVRALSQQPRIFVGMILMLIFAEVLGLYGMIVALIMGAT, from the exons ATGAGACGAATATTCGCGACGACCCTTGCGATGCAGCATCTCGA AACTGCAGGAACTTCGGCTTCGAAAGCGAAGTTGGAGTGCGACGACGAATCAGTGGTGAGTTCCGCAATCCCCCTCGGTGCGCTGCATCTGACGATCTTCTCGTGCTACCGTATTGCTCTTCGGTTTTCGGTCAGTGTCGCACTCGCACAGGACAAGTCAGTCGATGTGATCCTCGTTGCCGGTGATGTTGCT GAGATGTCGGCTGGGGGTGCTAGTCCTGAACTCATAGCCGCCGAGCAGGCTATGTACGCACCATTCTTCGGGACACTTGGAGTGACCAGCGCTATGATGTTCACCGCCGCTGGTTCTGCTTACGGTACCGCAAAATCCGGCACTGGAATCGCATCAATGGCAGTCGCTAGGCCGGATCTAGTAATGAAAGCTATCATTCCTGTCGTCATGGCTGGTATCGTTGCCATTTACGGACTTGTCGTGGCCGTTATCGTATCCGGGAAAGTCACAGCTGCTGGACCCGAGTATACAGTGAACCAAGGTTTTGCACAGTTCGGCGGAGGTCTTGTATGTGGCCTTTGTGGACTCGGGGCTGGTTATGCTATTGGAATTGCTGGAGATGCGGGAGTGAGAGCCCTCTCACAACAGCCGCGCATCTTCGTCGGTATGATTCTTATGTTAATTTTCGCTGAAGTCCTTGGCCTGTATGGTATGATTGTCGCGTTAATCATGGGCGCCACGTAA